Proteins from a single region of Pseudomonas sp. BSw22131:
- a CDS encoding SPOR domain-containing protein, with translation MTSLHADEAFLGHYQLSHDPFATRVPGFKFFPAQRKPVLGQLHHLARYSQLLLVVTGPHGSGKTLLRQALVASTNKQSVQSVVVSARGAGDASGVLRQVAQALNVAQPEMHPILSQVVQLALTGQEVYILVDDAEQLGESALEALLGLAAGTPEGRPHVFLFGEASIIDRLDQLCAETGTEEERFHVIELAPYTEEETREYLAQRLDGAGQGIEVFSAAQITDIHEQSGGWPGAINQVARDSMIEAMIASRSAVKRPSMGFKMPKKHVLALGGVVVAALLAAWLIPGRSTTPTTAPANSQAQLPLGQGQAPAQQSNNGGPAIEFAGNSQPMPLPLGGNSQPVMRGPLAEAAGSGEGDGEDGGAMSNQPLQPPTVTTTAPPAGAVASPAPTPAPRPAPTTTAKPATPAPASPVAKPAPAPTQVATAKPAPKPAEKPAAAAAGVGSGWYAGQAAAHYVVQILGTSSEATAQNYVKEQGGEYRYFKKSLQGKPLYVVTYGSFADRNAALAAIKALPEKVQAGKPWPRTVGSIQQELATAR, from the coding sequence ATGACTAGTTTGCACGCCGATGAGGCCTTCCTCGGTCATTACCAGTTGAGTCATGACCCCTTTGCCACTCGGGTTCCGGGCTTCAAGTTCTTCCCGGCCCAGCGTAAACCGGTGCTGGGTCAGCTTCACCACCTCGCTCGCTACAGCCAATTGCTGCTCGTCGTGACGGGCCCGCATGGCAGCGGCAAGACCTTGCTGCGTCAGGCGCTGGTTGCCAGCACCAACAAGCAATCAGTGCAGAGCGTCGTGGTTTCAGCGCGCGGCGCAGGTGATGCGTCGGGCGTACTGCGTCAAGTGGCTCAGGCGCTGAACGTTGCTCAGCCTGAGATGCATCCGATCCTGTCGCAGGTCGTCCAACTGGCGCTTACAGGCCAAGAGGTTTACATCCTGGTGGACGATGCCGAACAACTCGGCGAATCCGCACTCGAAGCGTTGTTGGGATTGGCTGCGGGCACTCCGGAAGGGCGTCCGCATGTCTTCCTGTTCGGCGAGGCATCGATCATTGATCGTCTGGATCAGCTGTGCGCTGAAACGGGCACCGAAGAAGAACGCTTCCACGTTATCGAGCTAGCGCCGTATACCGAAGAAGAAACCCGTGAGTATCTGGCTCAGCGCCTGGACGGAGCCGGACAAGGCATCGAAGTATTCAGTGCCGCGCAGATTACCGATATTCACGAACAGTCCGGTGGATGGCCGGGCGCGATCAACCAGGTCGCCCGCGATTCGATGATCGAAGCCATGATCGCCAGCCGCTCTGCGGTCAAGCGTCCAAGTATGGGGTTCAAAATGCCTAAGAAACACGTGTTGGCTTTAGGGGGCGTCGTGGTAGCGGCGTTGCTCGCTGCATGGCTGATTCCGGGTCGCAGCACCACGCCGACCACGGCTCCGGCCAATTCCCAGGCGCAGCTGCCGTTGGGACAGGGTCAGGCACCTGCCCAGCAATCCAATAATGGCGGACCGGCCATTGAATTCGCTGGTAACTCCCAGCCGATGCCGCTGCCGCTTGGCGGCAACTCGCAACCGGTGATGCGTGGGCCTCTGGCCGAAGCTGCCGGGTCTGGCGAAGGCGATGGTGAAGACGGCGGCGCTATGTCCAATCAGCCGCTGCAGCCACCGACCGTCACCACCACCGCGCCGCCGGCGGGCGCAGTGGCCAGCCCGGCGCCAACCCCGGCGCCGCGTCCTGCTCCAACGACTACCGCTAAACCTGCAACGCCAGCACCTGCCTCACCTGTTGCCAAGCCTGCCCCGGCACCGACCCAGGTCGCGACTGCAAAACCAGCACCCAAGCCTGCCGAAAAGCCAGCCGCAGCAGCGGCCGGTGTTGGCAGTGGCTGGTACGCCGGTCAGGCAGCGGCTCACTACGTTGTGCAGATTCTGGGTACCAGTTCAGAAGCCACCGCGCAGAACTACGTGAAAGAGCAGGGCGGTGAGTACCGTTATTTCAAGAAGAGTCTGCAAGGTAAGCCGTTGTATGTCGTGACCTACGGCAGTTTCGCTGATCGCAATGCGGCGCTCGCCGCGATCAAGGCCTTGCCAGAGAAGGTTCAGGCTGGTAAACCTTGGCCTCGTACTGTCGGCAGTATCCAACAGGAACTCGCCACAGCTCGCTAA
- the aroB gene encoding 3-dehydroquinate synthase has protein sequence MQTLTVELGERSYPIHIGEGLLDRPELLKPYIAGRQVAIVSNATVAPLYMERLTKTLEGYNVLPVVLPDGEAFKNWETLQLIFDALLTARHDRRTTVIALGGGVIGDMAGFAAACYQRGVDFIQVPTTLLSQVDSSVGGKTGINHPLGKNMVGAFYQPQAVLIDTQTLNTLPARELSAGLAEVIKYGLICDEPFLTWLEENVDKLRGLDQATLTTAIERSCAAKADVVGADERESGVRATLNLGHTFGHAIETQMGYGVWLHGEAVAAGTVMALEMSARMGWITELERDRGIRLFMRAGLPVVPPEEMTPEQFIEHMAIDKKVIDGRLRLVLLRRMGEAVITDEYPKEVLQATLAADYRSLVDQLRG, from the coding sequence ATGCAGACACTTACAGTCGAGCTCGGCGAGCGCAGCTACCCGATTCATATTGGCGAAGGCTTGTTGGACCGGCCAGAGTTGCTCAAGCCGTACATTGCCGGCAGGCAGGTTGCGATCGTATCAAACGCAACTGTCGCGCCGCTGTACATGGAGCGCCTGACCAAAACGCTCGAAGGTTACAACGTCCTCCCTGTCGTGCTGCCCGACGGTGAGGCGTTCAAAAATTGGGAAACGCTCCAGCTTATTTTCGACGCTCTGCTAACCGCTCGGCATGATCGGCGCACCACCGTTATCGCCTTGGGCGGCGGGGTGATTGGCGATATGGCCGGTTTTGCGGCGGCCTGTTATCAGCGAGGTGTGGATTTCATTCAGGTGCCCACCACACTGTTGTCCCAGGTGGACTCTTCGGTGGGCGGTAAAACCGGCATCAATCACCCGCTCGGCAAGAACATGGTCGGTGCTTTTTATCAGCCGCAGGCGGTGCTGATCGACACCCAGACGCTCAATACGCTGCCTGCACGCGAGCTGTCTGCGGGTCTGGCCGAGGTCATCAAATATGGCTTGATCTGCGACGAGCCGTTTCTGACCTGGCTGGAAGAAAACGTCGACAAGCTGCGCGGCCTCGATCAGGCGACACTCACCACGGCTATCGAGCGGTCCTGTGCAGCAAAAGCTGACGTGGTCGGCGCCGATGAGCGTGAATCTGGCGTGCGGGCCACTCTCAATCTCGGTCACACGTTCGGCCACGCCATCGAAACCCAGATGGGCTATGGCGTCTGGCTGCACGGTGAAGCAGTTGCAGCGGGTACGGTCATGGCGCTTGAGATGTCGGCGCGTATGGGCTGGATTACCGAGCTGGAGCGTGATCGCGGGATTCGCCTTTTCATGCGCGCCGGGTTGCCCGTAGTGCCGCCTGAAGAAATGACGCCCGAGCAGTTCATCGAACACATGGCGATCGACAAGAAAGTGATCGACGGCCGCCTGCGTCTGGTTCTGCTGCGCCGGATGGGCGAAGCGGTTATCACTGACGAATATCCAAAAGAAGTACTACAGGCAACACTGGCTGCGGACTACCGCAGCTTGGTGGATCAGCTCAGAGGTTAA